A segment of the Streptomyces diastaticus subsp. diastaticus genome:
AACAGTCCCCGTCCCGCGTCCAGTGAGCCGGCCCGGTCCCCGGGCGGCCTCGGTCCGCCGCGCCCGCGTCCGGGCCGGCGGTGGAGCGGACGGCGCACGCGGCGGGACCCCGACCGGACCACGGTCCGGCGGGGTCCCGCCGCCGTGGCGTGCGCCCGGCGAGGTCAGGCCGCCGCGGTGGCCGCGGGCCGCGGGGGCGCGGCCGGGGCGAGCAACCGCTCGGCCAGGACACCGAAGACCAGGCCGAAGACGGTCCACAGGGTCGCCTGGACGGCCAGGGCGGCGAGGCGGAACTGCCACAGGAGCTGGCCGGGGAAGTCCGGCCCGACCTCGTTGTACGAGGGCAGGAAGACGTAGGCCAGGGTGACCGCGAGCAGGAAGGCGGCGCCCGCGGTGACGGCGGCGTCGCCGTTGCCGAGGCGGGGCGCGAGCCGGCGGCCGAGGATGACGGCGCCGACCGCCAGCAGCACGCTGAGCAGCACCAGCAGGAAGAAGAGCGCGGTACGTCTGCCGATGGTGTCGCCGTCGCCGACGGCTGGCGGGTTGGCCGGGTACTTGAGGAACGGCACGACGTGGAGCGCGATCAGGCCGCCGAGGGCGACGAAGGCGGCGGTGGCGCGGGGGCCGTGGCGTCCGATCCGGCCGAGGGCGACGCAGAAGGCGATGGCCGCGACGCCGCCGACGGCGACGCCGAAGACGAGCACGCCGGTGGCGAGGCCGCCGGTGGCCTGCATCGTCCGGCTGACGAGTTCCTCCTCGCCGCCGCCGTGGTCGTGGTGGGCGCCCGCCGCGTGCTCCTCCAGCGCGATGGCGGCGTCCACCCGGGGCTCACCGAGGAAGTGGGCGACGAGCAGGGCCGCGACGCCGGCCGCGAGGCCCGCGAGCATGCCGCGCACCAGCAGGGCGCGGACCGAGAGGATGTTCATGGGTTCCGTCTCCCCTCGTCGTCAGTGGCAGGGGAAGCCGAGCAGGTGGCGTCCGTCGTGGACCCACTCGTGGATGGATTCACCGGAGACCAGGGCGGTGGCACCCTGCTCGGCGCCGACGAAGTAGAGCAGGACCAGGGCGAGGAGGCCGGCGAAGACCGCCCACGGGGCGACGGCCTTCAGCGGGAGAGGGGTGACGGCGGGTATGCCCGCGCCGGCGGGGGCGACTGATTGCGCCATGACAGCTCCTGTGGGAACACGCGTCCCGTTCGTGGTGCCTCGGACGACCGGGGGCGGGTCTGACTTCCCGCGGCTTCGCGGGTACACAGTGGCGCGACCGTGCCGGATTCCCACCGGCTTCCGTCCACCCGTCGTCATGAACGAGGGGACCATACCGCTCGGCCGCCCCCACCGCCACGGCCTCTTTCGCACTGGACCGCGCCGGCCGGGCGTGATGTGGTGCTCATGACGAACAGAGGGTGGCGGGGCACCCCGGCGCCCGGCCACCGCCGCCGGACGGAGCACTGACGGTGACCTCTCCGACCCTGCGGGTGATGTTGGTCTCACCCGCCCTCAACGCGGCCCTGCGCGAAGCCCGGTTCGACGGGGACACCCCGCTCGACGCGGCCGGCGTCCGCGCGGCCCGGGCGGCCGCCCCGCACCTGCCCGCCGCCGACCGGTACGCCGCCGGGGGCTCGGCCCGCTGCCGCGCCACCGCCCGGGAGTTGGGCCTCCCCGCGCCCGGCGGCCTCGGGGTGGCGCCCACCGGCTGGGAGCTGGGGCGCTGGGCCGGGCGGCGGCTCGACGAGGTGGCGGCGGCCGAGCCGGCGGCGGTGGCCGCCTGGGCGGGCGACCCGGAGGCGGCCCCGCACGGCGGGGAGAGCCTGCGCGGACTGCTGGGGCGGGTCGGCGACTGGCTCGCGGCCGGGGCGTGGGGCGGGACCCAGACGCCGGCCGCGAGCCCCGTGCGGCTGCTCGCCGTGGTGGAGCCGGCCGTCGTCCGCGCCGCCGTCATCCACGCCCTGGACCTCCCCGCGCGCGCGTTCTGGCGCCTGGACACGGGCCCGCTGACGCTGACCACGCTCACCGGCCGCCCGGGGCGCTGGAACCTGGCGACCGGTCAGCCCCTCGCCCCGGCGGGGGCGGTACGCGGGGCGGGGTGACCGCTCCCCCGCCCCGGCCGCCCGGCGTTCCTGCCCGTGCGGGACGACCGGTCAGGCGCGGAACTCGGCGGGGCGCTCCGGCTGCGCGGCGTCCAGCAGCCGGCGGACCTCCTCGGCGTCACCCCGGCTGCCGTAGACGGGGGTGCCGGGCTGCTGGCGCCAGGAGTCGTCGAGGGTGCCCGTGTCGACGGTGTCGAAGCCGAGGGCGTCGATGAGGTCGCGGACGACCTGCTTGGCGGCCGGGTCGTCGCCCGCGACGGGCAGGGCGTGGCGGTGCGGGGTGCCGGGCTCGGTCCCGCGGTCCAGGAGGTCCTGGGCGTAGGTGCCGTTGAACGCCTTGACCACCGGGTGGCCGATCTGGGCGCTGACCCAGCGGCTCTCGGGGAGCCCGTCCTCGATGGCGTCGATGCGGCCGTCGCGCTGCCGCGGGTAGTAGTTGTTGGTGTCGACGACGACGGCGCCGGGCACGGCCCCTTCGAGGAAGCCCTCGGGCAGGTCGGGGACGTTCTTCAGCGGAACGGTGACCACGACCAGTTCGGCGCCGTCGGCCGCGTGCGCCGCCTCGGCCGCGGTGGCGCCGGTCTCCTCGGTGAGGGCGCTGAGCGTCTCGGGCGAGCGGGAGTTGGCGACGGTGACCTGGTGGCCGAGGGCGGTGAGGCGGCGGGTGAGGTTGCCGCCGATGTTGCCCGCTCCGATGATGCCGATCCTCATGTCAGACCTTCCGACGGTGCTGCGGTGGGCGGACGCCCGCACGGCGCGTCCTGCCGGAACCCCGGCGGGGGCTCCTGACAGGCCCTCAACAGCAAATCGCGGCGCACCTATTCCCGCCTTCTCGGGATTCATCACTCTTTTGAGGGGCGTGAGCGGCGCATCGGGCGCGCCGAGGCGGCGTACGGGCGTCGGCACGACCGTCCCGGGTAGGCCGTGGGGACGAGAGACCGCACCGGCGACCACAGGAGGCAGGGACCGTGCTGCACGGCATCGACATCAGCTCCCACCAGAAGTCGTTCGAGACCGACGGCGTCGACTTCGTCTTCATCAAGGCGACCGAGGGCAGGTCGTACGTCAGCCCGCAACTGGCCGACCAGACCAAGCGGGCCCGCGACGCCGGGTGCACGGTCGGCTTCTACCACTTCCTGTGGCCGGACAACATCAAGGCGCAGGCGGAGTATTTCCTCTCCGAGACCGAGGAGCGCGAAGGCGACCTGCTGGCCCTGGACTGGGAACGCACCGGCGACGGCACGGCCGCGAGCAACAAGGAGAAGGACACCTTCCTGCGCGAGGTCAAGAAGCTCCGCCCGGACCACCGCGTCCTGCTCTACTGCAACCGCGACTTCTGGCTCAACCGGGACACCACCTCGTACGCGGGCGACGGCCTGTGGATCGCGGACTACGTGGCGAAGGGCAAGCCCCGCATCAAGGCGGACTGGTGCATCCACCAGTACACGGACAGCCCGCTGGACAAGAACGTCGCCGCCTTCGGCGACCGGGAGGAGCTGACGGCCTGGGCCCGCCGCGGCTGACGGACGCGGCGGAGCGCGTCACCCCTTCCCGAACGGCAGGAGCCGGCGGCCCGCCGCGCCGTCCGGTGCGGGACGGCGCGGCGGGCCGGGGCGCGGCGGGCCGCCGGAAACGCTCGCGGCATCGGAACGTCTCAGGCGGCCGGTCACCGGCCGGTCGCCGCGAAGGCCCCGCCCGTCGCGGGCCGAGAGGCCGGACGCGTCACCGGGTGGCGGGCGTCAGCGGCGCCGCCAGGGCCGGTACCCCGGGTTGTCGACGCACTCGGACATGATCTCCTGCTTGGCCGTGCGGTCGATCGGGCACGCCCCCACGATGAACTCGCTGCGGATGCCGCCGGCGAAGGCCACCTCACGCTGCTCGGCCCACCGGTGGGTGTCGCCGATGGTGCGGTTGACGTCGATGCCGCCGGGCGCGTCGATGTAGTAGTTCCAGTCGCTCTTCCACTGCTTGTACAGGTCGTGGTCGTAGGAGGTGGAGACGTACGGGGACGGCTGGTTGACCAGGACGTACGCCTCCAGGTCGTACTGGCCGTCGACGGTGTCCTTCGGCAGGAAACCCTCGTGGAAGATGACGGCGGGCGCGCGGCCGTCGGCGCGGTAGAGCTGGGAGCAGTTGTCGCGCAAGGCCGGTGCGGGGGTGATGCGGCCCGCGTCCACCCGGCGGTCGGCGGCGGCGGCCAGGGGGTCGTCGACGACCGGGCAGTTCGCGGCGGCGCGCGGCGCGGCCGGGGCGGCGGCGGGGGTCGCGGGCTCGGCGGCGGAGACGGCGGGGGCGGCGAGCAGCGCGGACAGGGACAGGGTGAGCGCGGCGGCACGGCGGCGCAGGCGGGTCATGATCACGCGGGCACGATCAAGGACGCCTCGGTCGTGGGCGGGGACCGCCACCCGATGGTGGTGTGTCGCGGGCGCGGAGCTGACGACCGCCACCGGCCTCCCGTCCGGATCATGTCAATCGGCGGGTTTTCCGGGCTCGCGCCTGCCTTTCTTGCGGCGCGTGGCCGAACTCACCATAGATTCTCGACCAGGCGTTACCATTTGTCCGCATTCGTCCGCTAGGACGCTTTGGCCGCGAGGGCACCTCTCTGCCATAGTCGGGGACACGGCCCCCATTGACCCGGGCGAGGCTGTCCTCGACGTCGCGGACCACACCCCTTTGCCCGCGGCGTTCCCAGAAACCCCCGCAGCGCCCCACCGACGGCGACAGGGGGTTTCTGCGTGTCCGGACCCCTCAGCGGTCGACGACCCGCAGTTCGAACCAGACGTACTTGCCGATGGGCAGCAGGTCGGCGCCCCAGCGGTCGGAGAGCTTGTCGACCAGGAAGAGACCGCGCCCCCCGAGGTCGGTGGGGCGGACCGGCAGCACGCAGGGCAGGCCGCGCGAGGGGTCGCGTAACTCGACCTTGATCCGGCCGCGGGTACGGGTGATGCGAAGGGCGAAGCCGCGGGCGCCGGTGTGCAGCACGGCGTTGCCGACCAGCTCCGAGGCGAGCAGGACGGCGACCTCGCTCAACTGCGGACCGAGGCCCCATTGGTGGACGACGACGAGCCGGGTGAGCCGCCGCACGGTGCGCGCCGCGTCCGGCCGGGAGTCGATGTACACCTCGCCGTCCGCCGGGCTGCCGTACCGCGCCAGCGCCTCACGCGCCTGCTCGTCCTCCACGGCCGGCCCTCGCCGGTCCGCGACCATGCCGCCTCGTCGCTGCGGCTGCTCGATGCCCTCCAACCCCGCCATGCGCACCATCATGGCCGCCGATAGGGCCGTTCGGGCCCGTTCCCGGGGAATAGGACCCGCGCATCGCCACGGTGACGGACGGCTCCAGGCATGTGCCGCAGGCATACCAAGGGCGGTCATGTGCGCACTGACCTGCACTTACACACCGTCCGAGATCGGTCACCGGAGGTCACGGACGGGGCGGGGCCGGGAGGGGGCCGGGCCCCCCGAACGGGGGCACTCGCGCGCGGTTCACCCTTCGGGGCGTCAACTCCGTCCCGCGTCCGGGGAGTTGACATGCCCCCTCGGAGTGCCGCGCCCGGCCGCCGACCGACCGGAGAAGGGCCTCAGGCGCCGGGCTCGGACTCCCCGGTGCCTGAGGCCCCCGCGCGGGACGGATCAGAGGAACCGGGCCTTGCCCGGGCCCTCCTCGACGAAGCTGCGCATACCGCGTTCGCGGTCCTCCGTGGCGAACAGCCCGGCGAACCACGTGCGCTCGATGGTGAGGCCGGAGTCGATGCCGGTCTCCAGACCGCCGTCCACGGCTTCCTTGGCGGCGCGCAGCGCGATGGCGGGCCCCTCGGCCAGCCGCCCGGCCCAGGCGCGGGCCGCCTCGTACACCTCGGCGGCCGGGACGACCTGGTCGGCGAGGCCGATCCGTTCGGCCTCGTCGGCGCGGACCTGGCGGCCGGTGAAGATGAGGTCCTTGGCCTTGGACGGCCCGATGAGCCGGGGCAGCCGCTGGGTGCCGCCGGCGCCGGGGATGAGGCCGAGCAGGATCTCGGGCTGCCCGAACTTGGCGTTGTCGGCGACGATCCGGTAGTCGGCGCAGAGCGCCAGCTCGCAGCCGCCGCCCAGGGCGTACCCGGTGACGGCCGCGACGACCGGCTTCGGAATGCGGGCGATGGCGGTGAACGCCTCCTGGAGGCCGCGGGAGCGCGCGATCATCGCCGCGTGGTCCATCTCCCGCATCTCCTTGATGTCGGCGCCCGCCGCGAAGACCTTCTCGCCGCCGTAGAGGATCACGGCACGGACGTCGTCGCGGTGGGTCACCTCCTCGGCGAGGGACTTGAGCCGGTCCTGGACGGCGATGTCCAGGGCGTTCATCGGGGGACGGTCGAGCCGGATGGTGCCGATGCCGTCGGCGACGTCGAGATGCACAGTCATGGCGGGCAGGCTATCGGCCGCCCGGCGGCTCCCCGGTGGGGACCCGGGCACGCCCGTGGGCCCGGCGCAGGAGCGGCCGGGCCCACGGGAGAGGGTGGCGGATCAGCCCTCGGGCTGGGGGTTCCACTTCTTCCAGTCGAGGTTCCAGGCGTTGAGCCCGTTCCACCACTGGATCTCCTTGTCGTCGGAGTTCTTGACCACGACCACGTCGCCGATCATCGAGTTGTCGTAGAACCAGGCGCCGGGTGCCTTCTTGTCCCAGCCGCCACGGCTGTCGCGCAGGCCGACACAGCCGTGGGAGGCGTTGTGGTTGCCGAAGGCGCCGCCGGACCAGTAGTTGCCGTGGATGAAGGTGCCGGAGGTCGACAGGCGCATGGCGTGCGGCACGTCCTTGATGTCGTACTCGCCGCCGAAGCCGACGGTCTCCCCGTTCATCCGGGTGACCTGGTGCTTCTCGGTGATGACCATCTGGCCGTTGTAGGTGGGGGTGCCGGGGGCGCCCGCGGTGATGGGGATGGTCTTGAGCAGTTCGCCGTCCCGCTCGACCTTCATCGTCTTCTTCTTGGCGTCCACCGTGGAGACCTGCGAGCGGCCGATGGTGAAGGTGACCTTCTTGGCCTGCTCGCCGTAGACGCCGGGCCTGC
Coding sequences within it:
- a CDS encoding CbtA family protein; amino-acid sequence: MNILSVRALLVRGMLAGLAAGVAALLVAHFLGEPRVDAAIALEEHAAGAHHDHGGGEEELVSRTMQATGGLATGVLVFGVAVGGVAAIAFCVALGRIGRHGPRATAAFVALGGLIALHVVPFLKYPANPPAVGDGDTIGRRTALFFLLVLLSVLLAVGAVILGRRLAPRLGNGDAAVTAGAAFLLAVTLAYVFLPSYNEVGPDFPGQLLWQFRLAALAVQATLWTVFGLVFGVLAERLLAPAAPPRPAATAAA
- a CDS encoding CbtB domain-containing protein, with product MAQSVAPAGAGIPAVTPLPLKAVAPWAVFAGLLALVLLYFVGAEQGATALVSGESIHEWVHDGRHLLGFPCH
- a CDS encoding histidine phosphatase family protein encodes the protein MLVSPALNAALREARFDGDTPLDAAGVRAARAAAPHLPAADRYAAGGSARCRATARELGLPAPGGLGVAPTGWELGRWAGRRLDEVAAAEPAAVAAWAGDPEAAPHGGESLRGLLGRVGDWLAAGAWGGTQTPAASPVRLLAVVEPAVVRAAVIHALDLPARAFWRLDTGPLTLTTLTGRPGRWNLATGQPLAPAGAVRGAG
- a CDS encoding NADPH-dependent F420 reductase encodes the protein MNPEKAGIGAPRFAVEGLSGAPAGVPAGRAVRASAHRSTVGRSDMRIGIIGAGNIGGNLTRRLTALGHQVTVANSRSPETLSALTEETGATAAEAAHAADGAELVVVTVPLKNVPDLPEGFLEGAVPGAVVVDTNNYYPRQRDGRIDAIEDGLPESRWVSAQIGHPVVKAFNGTYAQDLLDRGTEPGTPHRHALPVAGDDPAAKQVVRDLIDALGFDTVDTGTLDDSWRQQPGTPVYGSRGDAEEVRRLLDAAQPERPAEFRA
- a CDS encoding glycoside hydrolase family 25 protein, with the protein product MLHGIDISSHQKSFETDGVDFVFIKATEGRSYVSPQLADQTKRARDAGCTVGFYHFLWPDNIKAQAEYFLSETEEREGDLLALDWERTGDGTAASNKEKDTFLREVKKLRPDHRVLLYCNRDFWLNRDTTSYAGDGLWIADYVAKGKPRIKADWCIHQYTDSPLDKNVAAFGDREELTAWARRG
- a CDS encoding ADP-ribosyltransferase translates to MIMTRLRRRAAALTLSLSALLAAPAVSAAEPATPAAAPAAPRAAANCPVVDDPLAAAADRRVDAGRITPAPALRDNCSQLYRADGRAPAVIFHEGFLPKDTVDGQYDLEAYVLVNQPSPYVSTSYDHDLYKQWKSDWNYYIDAPGGIDVNRTIGDTHRWAEQREVAFAGGIRSEFIVGACPIDRTAKQEIMSECVDNPGYRPWRRR
- a CDS encoding ATP-binding protein, translating into MVADRRGPAVEDEQAREALARYGSPADGEVYIDSRPDAARTVRRLTRLVVVHQWGLGPQLSEVAVLLASELVGNAVLHTGARGFALRITRTRGRIKVELRDPSRGLPCVLPVRPTDLGGRGLFLVDKLSDRWGADLLPIGKYVWFELRVVDR
- a CDS encoding enoyl-CoA hydratase/isomerase family protein, which produces MTVHLDVADGIGTIRLDRPPMNALDIAVQDRLKSLAEEVTHRDDVRAVILYGGEKVFAAGADIKEMREMDHAAMIARSRGLQEAFTAIARIPKPVVAAVTGYALGGGCELALCADYRIVADNAKFGQPEILLGLIPGAGGTQRLPRLIGPSKAKDLIFTGRQVRADEAERIGLADQVVPAAEVYEAARAWAGRLAEGPAIALRAAKEAVDGGLETGIDSGLTIERTWFAGLFATEDRERGMRSFVEEGPGKARFL